The Thermacetogenium phaeum DSM 12270 genome segment CTGGTAAAAATACGATACCCATTCCAACCATTGAGTTTATCGTGGGTATTATGGCCGAGTTAAAAGCACTGTTAACAACACTCCTCGATGCTACATTTGGTGTTGCACCAAGTATGAGAGCTTCTTCAATCATGGCTCTTTGAGTAGTCATTCCTTCAAGTAATGATTTCACTCCAAGCGACATCCCTGTCATAGAGTTGCCAACAAACATTCCAGCTATCGGAATAAAATACTGCGGATCATACCAAGGGTTAACCCTCACAACAATCAAAAGGAAATATAAGAGACAAGTAAGAGTACCCACACCCATGGAAAAGGCGATGACCCTTTTTAAGGAATTTGAGAGTTTATCCGTAAATTTATTAAATACTGTATAAACTGCAAAAGCTTCCATTAACAAAATGATCCCTACTGTAATAAAAGGGTTGGGGTTATCAAATACATAGGTAAGAATAAAGCCTGTCAAAATAAGCTGCAATGTCA includes the following:
- a CDS encoding ABC transporter permease; this encodes MNGINNLTVSQVVLVIVRVRRINREKEILISSIRMTLQLILTGFILTYVFDNPNPFITVGIILLMEAFAVYTVFNKFTDKLSNSLKRVIAFSMGVGTLTCLLYFLLIVVRVNPWYDPQYFIPIAGMFVGNSMTGMSLGVKSLLEGMTTQRAMIEEALILGATPNVASRSVVNSAFNSAIIPTINSMVGMGIVFLPGLMTGQILSGTAPTTAIAYQISIMLGILGAVALSVIIMLQLGCRTFFNMENQQLL